A single genomic interval of Lathyrus oleraceus cultivar Zhongwan6 chromosome 7, CAAS_Psat_ZW6_1.0, whole genome shotgun sequence harbors:
- the LOC127100765 gene encoding vacuolar iron transporter homolog 4, which translates to MAVSTICDSESLNHVVTNPNPPKEIDGKKIIQVTETNNSNNTDINYWQRAQWLRAAVLGANDGLVSVASLMMGVGAVKKDITAMLVAGFAGLVAGACGMGIGEFVSVYTQYEVEVGQMMREIGTSDRSEKKLENELEKRKSLPNPMQAASASAFSFSIGGLVPLLCGSFISDYKIRVIVMIAISSFALVVFGRVGAVLGKTPKMKASVRFLLGGWMAMAITFGLTKLLAHCSGLDLNI; encoded by the coding sequence ATGGCTGTTAGTACAATCTGCGATTCTGAATCACTCAACCATGTAGTCACGAATCCAAATCCCCCAAAAGAAATAGATGGAAAAAAAATAATCCAGGTCACTGAAACTAACAACAGCAACAACACTGATATTAATTATTGGCAACGGGCGCAATGGCTTCGCGCCGCGGTATTAGGAGCTAACGACGGATTAGTTTCCGTTGCGTCACTAATGATGGGCGTCGGCGCTGTTAAAAAGGACATCACAGCAATGTTGGTAGCCGGTTTCGCAGGGTTAGTCGCCGGAGCATGTGGTATGGGAATAGGAGAGTTTGTTTCTGTTTACACACAATATGAAGTTGAAGTAGGTCAAATGATGAGAGAGATAGGAACAAGTGATAGATCAGAGAAAAAGCTGGAGAATGAGTTGGAGAAGAGGAAATCGTTGCCTAATCCAATGCAAGCTGCTTCGGCTTCTGCGTTTTCGTTTTCGATTGGCGGTTTGGTTCCTTTGCTTTGTGGTTCATTTATAAGTGATTATAAGATTAGGGTTATTGTGATGATTGCAATATCAAGTTTTGCTTTGGTGGTTTTTGGAAGAGTTGGTGCCGTGCTTGGTAAGACACCAAAGATGAAAGCTTCTGTTAGGTTTCTTCTTGGTGGATGGATGGCTATGGCTATCACTTTTGGGTTAACTAAATTAC